Proteins from one Triplophysa dalaica isolate WHDGS20190420 chromosome 6, ASM1584641v1, whole genome shotgun sequence genomic window:
- the LOC130425331 gene encoding MAGUK p55 subfamily member 4-like isoform X1: MRPAIESDPVSGPIEMGDNGLTQILAHVVSGMRGSINKDINGVELLQSLLSAPWLQSLLKIYECLQQHLKHSPRPHLSYSSGLSLQILSDLMAISNPSDEARELYSLLSQPHLQALLSAHDTVGLRDYEPELPPLPKDLPEDEEAMRIVCLVKNNQPLIRASPGFRSHWDTLRQATHSGSFSAGGRWEKGLDDMLKGPCGYKSVSPNVVPSFNKCCLNSHGNALWEQSLSCCAPSACNSNATDDVDSDVGHTLSPWTPSTSRRCHAPSKTIPHARTAPPSPRHCHRESTACSHIRSEKEEGLDELWRTLKHAGGCIERSSENIQLLGERMLAASDRMSESMQENSEAMTLLTHVVEKLQKVVAAENSTSVVHSEVLARNATPGNACKNAVARNACAVGSRWGGTSLSVPNSPALASSTRNSRCSVGSSSSSSSSSIITLQQQPMISKERCFSHASNDGSINGRVKGATIRRDDVTGEIYIARVIHGGLADRSGLLHAGDRLVEVNGHPVFGLEPEQIIQILVHSHTHTSTAHSQGTIMFKVVPITDRPVNNQTMLFMRAMVDYNPLVDPSIPCTDAGMAFRKGEILEIVDQTDALWWQAIKLPSISSCAGLIPSTKLLKRKQKEVWWSQPYQPHTCVTTLTTVDEEEDIAIDDKCIEADEEAFESEESEFCTNVDGIYLTGFRRSLRLCRRRRGQAFGTSQFCSLRCPTSCYSSLSNSYEEVVRYQHHPEHTHRLIVLVGPSGVGVNELRRRLIEINPKVYQGAVPHTTRPPKCHEESGREYHFVSKEQFDKMIYNRRFIEFGEFEGHLYGTCVDAVKDVLAGGKICVIDIEPYALESVRSPELRAYVIFIKPPPAEQMKHTRMNSHIITNYFLSRPFKDEDIQEIEDAGHKMQQQYCQFFDHVIVNDGLQAACVQLLTAVRRAQDEPQWVPAAWIKPSEQS, translated from the exons ATGAGACCAGCCATTGAAAGCGATCCTGTGTCCGGTCCGATAGAGATGGGAGACAATG GTCTGACACAAATCTTGGCCCATGTGGTCTCTGGGATGAGGGGCtctataaataaagatataaacgGGGTTGAACTGTTGCAAAGTCTACTCAGCGCCCCCTGGCTACAGTCACTACTGAAG ATATACGAATGTCTACAGCAGCACCTGAAACATTCTCCCAGACCGCATCTCTCTTATTCATCTGGACTGTCTTTACAG ATTCTCTCAGATCTGATGGCAATTTCGAACCCTTCAGATGAAGCTCGAGAACTCTACAGTCTCCTGAGTCAGCCGCACCTACAG gcTCTCCTCTCGGCTCATGACACTGTGGGTCTCAGAGACTACGAACCAGAACTTCCTCCATTACCCAAAGATCTTCCTGAGGACGAGGAGGCCATGAGGATCGTGTGTCTGGTGAAAAACAATCAGCCGCTG ATCAGGGCCAGTCCAGGTTTCAGAAGTCACTGGGACACTTTAAGACAAGCAACACACAGTGGATCCTTCTCAGCTGGAGGACGATGGGAAAAAGGTTTAGATGACATGTTAAAAGGTCCCTGTGGTTACAAATCTGTCTCTCCTAACGTTGTTCCGTCCTTCAACAAATGCTGTCTGAACTCTCAtggcaatgcattgtgggaacAGAGTTTGAGTTGCTGTGCTCCCAGTGCATGTAACTCGAATGCAACTG ATGATGTAGACAGTGATGTCGGTCACACTTTGTCTCCATGGACCCCCTCAACATCCCGCCGCTGTCATGCTCCTTCCAAAACAATACCTCATGCCCGAACTGCTCCCCCGAGTCCGAGACACTGTCATCGTGAATCCACCGCATGCTCACATATAAGGTCGGAAAAGGAGGAAGGTCTGGATGAGTTGTGGAGGACCTTGAAACACGCAGGCGGATGCATTGAGCGCAGTTCTGAAAACATCCAGCTGCTCGGTGAGAGAATGCTCGCCGCGAGCGATCGCATGTCTGAGAGCATGCAGGAAAACTCTGAGGCTATGACGCTGCTGACGCATGTGGTCGAGAAGCTTCAGAAGGTAGTCGCCGCAGAAAACAGCACGTCAGTAGTTCACAGTGAAGTTCTCGCAAGAAATGCGACCCCTGGTAATGCATGTAAAAATGCAGTTGCAAGAAATGCGTGCGCGGTGGGAAGCAGGTGGGGCGGGACATCGCTCAGCGTTCCCAACAGTCCGGCTCTTGCATCTTCAACGCGCAATTCCCGTTGTTCTGTCGGGTCTTCTTCTTCGTCTTCTTCTTCATCCATCATTACTCTCCAACAACAGCCAATGATATCAAAGGAGAGATGTTTTAGCCACGCCTCCAATGATGGATCAATCAATGGCAGAGTCAAA GGAGCGACGATCAGACGAGACGATGTGACGGGGGAAATCTACATCGCCCGAGTTATACACGGTGGACTGGCTGACCGCAGCG GTCTCTTGCATGCTGGAGACAGACTGGTGGAGGTCAACGGTCATCCTGTGTTTGGTCTGGAACCAGAACAGATCATACAAATTCTGGttcattctcacacacacacatctaca GCTCATTCTCAGGGAACCATAATGTTCAAGGTGGTTCCCATCACCGACAGACCAGTTAACAACCAAACCATG CTGTTCATGCGCGCCATGGTGGACTACAACCCTCTGGTGGACCCGTCCATCCCCTGCACTGATGCTGGTATGGCCTTCAGGAAGGGAGAGATCCTGGAGATCGTGGACCAGACAGACGCCCTCTGGTGGCAGGCCATCAAACTGCCCAGCATCTCCTCCTGCGCCGGCCTCATTCCTTCCACCAAACTTCTCAAAAG gaagCAGAAGGAGGTGTGGTGGTCTCAGCCTTATCAACCTCACACCTGCGTCACGACCT TAACCACAGTGGATGAAG AGGAAGACATTGCCATCGACGACAAATGCATAGAAGCAG ATGAGGAGGCGTTTGAATCTG aagagAGTGAATTCTGCACCAACGTTGATGGGATTTATTTGA CTGGTTTCCGGAGAAGTCTTCGTCTCTGTCGCCGGCGGAGGGGTCAGGCTTTTGGCACTTCTCAGTTCTGCTCTCTTCGCTGCCCCACAAGCTGTTACAGTTCTCTGTCCAACTCATACGAAGAGGTTGTGCGATACCAACACCATCCAGAACACACACATCGTCTAATAGTCCTCGTGG GTCCTTCTGGGGTCGGTGTGAATGAACTCCGCAGGAGACTCATCGAGATCAACCCAAAGGTTTACCAAGGAGCTGTTCCTC ATACCACACGACCGCCCAAATGCCATGAGGAGTCTGGGAGAGAATATCACTTTGTTAGCAAAGAGCAGTTTGACAAGATGATCTACAATCGCAG GTTTATTGAGTTTGGGGAGTTTGAAGGTCATCTCTATGGTACATGTGTAGATGCAGTTAAAGATGTGCTGGCCGGTGGAAAGATCTGTGTGATCGACATTGAACCTTAC GCATTGGAGTCAGTAAGGTCCCCTGAGCTAAGAGCTTATGTCATCTTTATAAAGCCCCCTCCTGCTGAACAGATGAAACATACTCGGATGAATTCTCACATCATCACAAATTACTTCCTCAGCCGACCCTTTAAG GATGAAGACATTCAGGAAATCGAGGATGCGGGACACAAGATGCAGCAGCAGTACTGTCAGTTCTTTGATCACGTGATAGTAAATGACGGGCTGCAGGCCGCATGTGTGCAGCTGTTGACAGCAGTGAGGCGAGCTCAGGATGAGCCGCAGTGGGTACCAGCCGCATGGATCAAACCATCAGAGCAGTCTTGA
- the LOC130425331 gene encoding MAGUK p55 subfamily member 4-like isoform X5: MRPAIESDPVSGPIEMGDNGLTQILAHVVSGMRGSINKDINGVELLQSLLSAPWLQSLLKIYECLQQHLKHSPRPHLSYSSGLSLQILSDLMAISNPSDEARELYSLLSQPHLQALLSAHDTVGLRDYEPELPPLPKDLPEDEEAMRIVCLVKNNQPLGATIRRDDVTGEIYIARVIHGGLADRSGLLHAGDRLVEVNGHPVFGLEPEQIIQILAHSQGTIMFKVVPITDRPVNNQTMLFMRAMVDYNPLVDPSIPCTDAGMAFRKGEILEIVDQTDALWWQAIKLPSISSCAGLIPSTKLLKRKQKEVWWSQPYQPHTCVTTLTTVDEEEDIAIDDKCIEADEEAFESEESEFCTNVDGIYLTGFRRSLRLCRRRRGQAFGTSQFCSLRCPTSCYSSLSNSYEEVVRYQHHPEHTHRLIVLVGPSGVGVNELRRRLIEINPKVYQGAVPHTTRPPKCHEESGREYHFVSKEQFDKMIYNRRFIEFGEFEGHLYGTCVDAVKDVLAGGKICVIDIEPYALESVRSPELRAYVIFIKPPPAEQMKHTRMNSHIITNYFLSRPFKDEDIQEIEDAGHKMQQQYCQFFDHVIVNDGLQAACVQLLTAVRRAQDEPQWVPAAWIKPSEQS; this comes from the exons ATGAGACCAGCCATTGAAAGCGATCCTGTGTCCGGTCCGATAGAGATGGGAGACAATG GTCTGACACAAATCTTGGCCCATGTGGTCTCTGGGATGAGGGGCtctataaataaagatataaacgGGGTTGAACTGTTGCAAAGTCTACTCAGCGCCCCCTGGCTACAGTCACTACTGAAG ATATACGAATGTCTACAGCAGCACCTGAAACATTCTCCCAGACCGCATCTCTCTTATTCATCTGGACTGTCTTTACAG ATTCTCTCAGATCTGATGGCAATTTCGAACCCTTCAGATGAAGCTCGAGAACTCTACAGTCTCCTGAGTCAGCCGCACCTACAG gcTCTCCTCTCGGCTCATGACACTGTGGGTCTCAGAGACTACGAACCAGAACTTCCTCCATTACCCAAAGATCTTCCTGAGGACGAGGAGGCCATGAGGATCGTGTGTCTGGTGAAAAACAATCAGCCGCTG GGAGCGACGATCAGACGAGACGATGTGACGGGGGAAATCTACATCGCCCGAGTTATACACGGTGGACTGGCTGACCGCAGCG GTCTCTTGCATGCTGGAGACAGACTGGTGGAGGTCAACGGTCATCCTGTGTTTGGTCTGGAACCAGAACAGATCATACAAATTCTG GCTCATTCTCAGGGAACCATAATGTTCAAGGTGGTTCCCATCACCGACAGACCAGTTAACAACCAAACCATG CTGTTCATGCGCGCCATGGTGGACTACAACCCTCTGGTGGACCCGTCCATCCCCTGCACTGATGCTGGTATGGCCTTCAGGAAGGGAGAGATCCTGGAGATCGTGGACCAGACAGACGCCCTCTGGTGGCAGGCCATCAAACTGCCCAGCATCTCCTCCTGCGCCGGCCTCATTCCTTCCACCAAACTTCTCAAAAG gaagCAGAAGGAGGTGTGGTGGTCTCAGCCTTATCAACCTCACACCTGCGTCACGACCT TAACCACAGTGGATGAAG AGGAAGACATTGCCATCGACGACAAATGCATAGAAGCAG ATGAGGAGGCGTTTGAATCTG aagagAGTGAATTCTGCACCAACGTTGATGGGATTTATTTGA CTGGTTTCCGGAGAAGTCTTCGTCTCTGTCGCCGGCGGAGGGGTCAGGCTTTTGGCACTTCTCAGTTCTGCTCTCTTCGCTGCCCCACAAGCTGTTACAGTTCTCTGTCCAACTCATACGAAGAGGTTGTGCGATACCAACACCATCCAGAACACACACATCGTCTAATAGTCCTCGTGG GTCCTTCTGGGGTCGGTGTGAATGAACTCCGCAGGAGACTCATCGAGATCAACCCAAAGGTTTACCAAGGAGCTGTTCCTC ATACCACACGACCGCCCAAATGCCATGAGGAGTCTGGGAGAGAATATCACTTTGTTAGCAAAGAGCAGTTTGACAAGATGATCTACAATCGCAG GTTTATTGAGTTTGGGGAGTTTGAAGGTCATCTCTATGGTACATGTGTAGATGCAGTTAAAGATGTGCTGGCCGGTGGAAAGATCTGTGTGATCGACATTGAACCTTAC GCATTGGAGTCAGTAAGGTCCCCTGAGCTAAGAGCTTATGTCATCTTTATAAAGCCCCCTCCTGCTGAACAGATGAAACATACTCGGATGAATTCTCACATCATCACAAATTACTTCCTCAGCCGACCCTTTAAG GATGAAGACATTCAGGAAATCGAGGATGCGGGACACAAGATGCAGCAGCAGTACTGTCAGTTCTTTGATCACGTGATAGTAAATGACGGGCTGCAGGCCGCATGTGTGCAGCTGTTGACAGCAGTGAGGCGAGCTCAGGATGAGCCGCAGTGGGTACCAGCCGCATGGATCAAACCATCAGAGCAGTCTTGA
- the LOC130425331 gene encoding MAGUK p55 subfamily member 4-like isoform X4, translating to MRPAIESDPVSGPIEMGDNGLTQILAHVVSGMRGSINKDINGVELLQSLLSAPWLQSLLKIYECLQQHLKHSPRPHLSYSSGLSLQILSDLMAISNPSDEARELYSLLSQPHLQALLSAHDTVGLRDYEPELPPLPKDLPEDEEAMRIVCLVKNNQPLGATIRRDDVTGEIYIARVIHGGLADRSGLLHAGDRLVEVNGHPVFGLEPEQIIQILVHSHTHTSTAHSQGTIMFKVVPITDRPVNNQTMLFMRAMVDYNPLVDPSIPCTDAGMAFRKGEILEIVDQTDALWWQAIKLPSISSCAGLIPSTKLLKRKQKEVWWSQPYQPHTCVTTLTTVDEEEDIAIDDKCIEADEEAFESEESEFCTNVDGIYLTGFRRSLRLCRRRRGQAFGTSQFCSLRCPTSCYSSLSNSYEEVVRYQHHPEHTHRLIVLVGPSGVGVNELRRRLIEINPKVYQGAVPHTTRPPKCHEESGREYHFVSKEQFDKMIYNRRFIEFGEFEGHLYGTCVDAVKDVLAGGKICVIDIEPYALESVRSPELRAYVIFIKPPPAEQMKHTRMNSHIITNYFLSRPFKDEDIQEIEDAGHKMQQQYCQFFDHVIVNDGLQAACVQLLTAVRRAQDEPQWVPAAWIKPSEQS from the exons ATGAGACCAGCCATTGAAAGCGATCCTGTGTCCGGTCCGATAGAGATGGGAGACAATG GTCTGACACAAATCTTGGCCCATGTGGTCTCTGGGATGAGGGGCtctataaataaagatataaacgGGGTTGAACTGTTGCAAAGTCTACTCAGCGCCCCCTGGCTACAGTCACTACTGAAG ATATACGAATGTCTACAGCAGCACCTGAAACATTCTCCCAGACCGCATCTCTCTTATTCATCTGGACTGTCTTTACAG ATTCTCTCAGATCTGATGGCAATTTCGAACCCTTCAGATGAAGCTCGAGAACTCTACAGTCTCCTGAGTCAGCCGCACCTACAG gcTCTCCTCTCGGCTCATGACACTGTGGGTCTCAGAGACTACGAACCAGAACTTCCTCCATTACCCAAAGATCTTCCTGAGGACGAGGAGGCCATGAGGATCGTGTGTCTGGTGAAAAACAATCAGCCGCTG GGAGCGACGATCAGACGAGACGATGTGACGGGGGAAATCTACATCGCCCGAGTTATACACGGTGGACTGGCTGACCGCAGCG GTCTCTTGCATGCTGGAGACAGACTGGTGGAGGTCAACGGTCATCCTGTGTTTGGTCTGGAACCAGAACAGATCATACAAATTCTGGttcattctcacacacacacatctaca GCTCATTCTCAGGGAACCATAATGTTCAAGGTGGTTCCCATCACCGACAGACCAGTTAACAACCAAACCATG CTGTTCATGCGCGCCATGGTGGACTACAACCCTCTGGTGGACCCGTCCATCCCCTGCACTGATGCTGGTATGGCCTTCAGGAAGGGAGAGATCCTGGAGATCGTGGACCAGACAGACGCCCTCTGGTGGCAGGCCATCAAACTGCCCAGCATCTCCTCCTGCGCCGGCCTCATTCCTTCCACCAAACTTCTCAAAAG gaagCAGAAGGAGGTGTGGTGGTCTCAGCCTTATCAACCTCACACCTGCGTCACGACCT TAACCACAGTGGATGAAG AGGAAGACATTGCCATCGACGACAAATGCATAGAAGCAG ATGAGGAGGCGTTTGAATCTG aagagAGTGAATTCTGCACCAACGTTGATGGGATTTATTTGA CTGGTTTCCGGAGAAGTCTTCGTCTCTGTCGCCGGCGGAGGGGTCAGGCTTTTGGCACTTCTCAGTTCTGCTCTCTTCGCTGCCCCACAAGCTGTTACAGTTCTCTGTCCAACTCATACGAAGAGGTTGTGCGATACCAACACCATCCAGAACACACACATCGTCTAATAGTCCTCGTGG GTCCTTCTGGGGTCGGTGTGAATGAACTCCGCAGGAGACTCATCGAGATCAACCCAAAGGTTTACCAAGGAGCTGTTCCTC ATACCACACGACCGCCCAAATGCCATGAGGAGTCTGGGAGAGAATATCACTTTGTTAGCAAAGAGCAGTTTGACAAGATGATCTACAATCGCAG GTTTATTGAGTTTGGGGAGTTTGAAGGTCATCTCTATGGTACATGTGTAGATGCAGTTAAAGATGTGCTGGCCGGTGGAAAGATCTGTGTGATCGACATTGAACCTTAC GCATTGGAGTCAGTAAGGTCCCCTGAGCTAAGAGCTTATGTCATCTTTATAAAGCCCCCTCCTGCTGAACAGATGAAACATACTCGGATGAATTCTCACATCATCACAAATTACTTCCTCAGCCGACCCTTTAAG GATGAAGACATTCAGGAAATCGAGGATGCGGGACACAAGATGCAGCAGCAGTACTGTCAGTTCTTTGATCACGTGATAGTAAATGACGGGCTGCAGGCCGCATGTGTGCAGCTGTTGACAGCAGTGAGGCGAGCTCAGGATGAGCCGCAGTGGGTACCAGCCGCATGGATCAAACCATCAGAGCAGTCTTGA
- the LOC130425331 gene encoding MAGUK p55 subfamily member 4-like isoform X3, whose translation MRPAIESDPVSGPIEMGDNGLTQILAHVVSGMRGSINKDINGVELLQSLLSAPWLQSLLKIYECLQQHLKHSPRPHLSYSSGLSLQILSDLMAISNPSDEARELYSLLSQPHLQALLSAHDTVGLRDYEPELPPLPKDLPEDEEAMRIVCLVKNNQPLIRASPGFRSHWDTLRQATHSGSFSAGGRWEKGLDDMLKGPCGYKSVSPNVVPSFNKCCLNSHGNALWEQSLSCCAPSACNSNATDDVDSDVGHTLSPWTPSTSRRCHAPSKTIPHARTAPPSPRHCHRESTACSHIRSEKEEGLDELWRTLKHAGGCIERSSENIQLLGERMLAASDRMSESMQENSEAMTLLTHVVEKLQKVVAAENSTSVVHSEVLARNATPGNACKNAVARNACAVGSRWGGTSLSVPNSPALASSTRNSRCSVGSSSSSSSSSIITLQQQPMISKERCFSHASNDGSINGRVKGATIRRDDVTGEIYIARVIHGGLADRSGLLHAGDRLVEVNGHPVFGLEPEQIIQILAHSQGTIMFKVVPITDRPVNNQTMLFMRAMVDYNPLVDPSIPCTDAGMAFRKGEILEIVDQTDALWWQAIKLPSISSCAGLIPSTKLLKRKQKEVWWSQPYQPHTCVTTLTTVDEEEDIAIDDKCIEADEEAFESEESEFCTNVDGIYLTGFRRSLRLCRRRRGQAFGTSQFCSLRCPTSCYSSLSNSYEEVVRYQHHPEHTHRLIVLVGPSGVGVNELRRRLIEINPKVYQGAVPHTTRPPKCHEESGREYHFVSKEQFDKMIYNRRFIEFGEFEGHLYGTCVDAVKDVLAGGKICVIDIEPYALESVRSPELRAYVIFIKPPPAEQMKHTRMNSHIITNYFLSRPFKDEDIQEIEDAGHKMQQQYCQFFDHVIVNDGLQAACVQLLTAVRRAQDEPQWVPAAWIKPSEQS comes from the exons ATGAGACCAGCCATTGAAAGCGATCCTGTGTCCGGTCCGATAGAGATGGGAGACAATG GTCTGACACAAATCTTGGCCCATGTGGTCTCTGGGATGAGGGGCtctataaataaagatataaacgGGGTTGAACTGTTGCAAAGTCTACTCAGCGCCCCCTGGCTACAGTCACTACTGAAG ATATACGAATGTCTACAGCAGCACCTGAAACATTCTCCCAGACCGCATCTCTCTTATTCATCTGGACTGTCTTTACAG ATTCTCTCAGATCTGATGGCAATTTCGAACCCTTCAGATGAAGCTCGAGAACTCTACAGTCTCCTGAGTCAGCCGCACCTACAG gcTCTCCTCTCGGCTCATGACACTGTGGGTCTCAGAGACTACGAACCAGAACTTCCTCCATTACCCAAAGATCTTCCTGAGGACGAGGAGGCCATGAGGATCGTGTGTCTGGTGAAAAACAATCAGCCGCTG ATCAGGGCCAGTCCAGGTTTCAGAAGTCACTGGGACACTTTAAGACAAGCAACACACAGTGGATCCTTCTCAGCTGGAGGACGATGGGAAAAAGGTTTAGATGACATGTTAAAAGGTCCCTGTGGTTACAAATCTGTCTCTCCTAACGTTGTTCCGTCCTTCAACAAATGCTGTCTGAACTCTCAtggcaatgcattgtgggaacAGAGTTTGAGTTGCTGTGCTCCCAGTGCATGTAACTCGAATGCAACTG ATGATGTAGACAGTGATGTCGGTCACACTTTGTCTCCATGGACCCCCTCAACATCCCGCCGCTGTCATGCTCCTTCCAAAACAATACCTCATGCCCGAACTGCTCCCCCGAGTCCGAGACACTGTCATCGTGAATCCACCGCATGCTCACATATAAGGTCGGAAAAGGAGGAAGGTCTGGATGAGTTGTGGAGGACCTTGAAACACGCAGGCGGATGCATTGAGCGCAGTTCTGAAAACATCCAGCTGCTCGGTGAGAGAATGCTCGCCGCGAGCGATCGCATGTCTGAGAGCATGCAGGAAAACTCTGAGGCTATGACGCTGCTGACGCATGTGGTCGAGAAGCTTCAGAAGGTAGTCGCCGCAGAAAACAGCACGTCAGTAGTTCACAGTGAAGTTCTCGCAAGAAATGCGACCCCTGGTAATGCATGTAAAAATGCAGTTGCAAGAAATGCGTGCGCGGTGGGAAGCAGGTGGGGCGGGACATCGCTCAGCGTTCCCAACAGTCCGGCTCTTGCATCTTCAACGCGCAATTCCCGTTGTTCTGTCGGGTCTTCTTCTTCGTCTTCTTCTTCATCCATCATTACTCTCCAACAACAGCCAATGATATCAAAGGAGAGATGTTTTAGCCACGCCTCCAATGATGGATCAATCAATGGCAGAGTCAAA GGAGCGACGATCAGACGAGACGATGTGACGGGGGAAATCTACATCGCCCGAGTTATACACGGTGGACTGGCTGACCGCAGCG GTCTCTTGCATGCTGGAGACAGACTGGTGGAGGTCAACGGTCATCCTGTGTTTGGTCTGGAACCAGAACAGATCATACAAATTCTG GCTCATTCTCAGGGAACCATAATGTTCAAGGTGGTTCCCATCACCGACAGACCAGTTAACAACCAAACCATG CTGTTCATGCGCGCCATGGTGGACTACAACCCTCTGGTGGACCCGTCCATCCCCTGCACTGATGCTGGTATGGCCTTCAGGAAGGGAGAGATCCTGGAGATCGTGGACCAGACAGACGCCCTCTGGTGGCAGGCCATCAAACTGCCCAGCATCTCCTCCTGCGCCGGCCTCATTCCTTCCACCAAACTTCTCAAAAG gaagCAGAAGGAGGTGTGGTGGTCTCAGCCTTATCAACCTCACACCTGCGTCACGACCT TAACCACAGTGGATGAAG AGGAAGACATTGCCATCGACGACAAATGCATAGAAGCAG ATGAGGAGGCGTTTGAATCTG aagagAGTGAATTCTGCACCAACGTTGATGGGATTTATTTGA CTGGTTTCCGGAGAAGTCTTCGTCTCTGTCGCCGGCGGAGGGGTCAGGCTTTTGGCACTTCTCAGTTCTGCTCTCTTCGCTGCCCCACAAGCTGTTACAGTTCTCTGTCCAACTCATACGAAGAGGTTGTGCGATACCAACACCATCCAGAACACACACATCGTCTAATAGTCCTCGTGG GTCCTTCTGGGGTCGGTGTGAATGAACTCCGCAGGAGACTCATCGAGATCAACCCAAAGGTTTACCAAGGAGCTGTTCCTC ATACCACACGACCGCCCAAATGCCATGAGGAGTCTGGGAGAGAATATCACTTTGTTAGCAAAGAGCAGTTTGACAAGATGATCTACAATCGCAG GTTTATTGAGTTTGGGGAGTTTGAAGGTCATCTCTATGGTACATGTGTAGATGCAGTTAAAGATGTGCTGGCCGGTGGAAAGATCTGTGTGATCGACATTGAACCTTAC GCATTGGAGTCAGTAAGGTCCCCTGAGCTAAGAGCTTATGTCATCTTTATAAAGCCCCCTCCTGCTGAACAGATGAAACATACTCGGATGAATTCTCACATCATCACAAATTACTTCCTCAGCCGACCCTTTAAG GATGAAGACATTCAGGAAATCGAGGATGCGGGACACAAGATGCAGCAGCAGTACTGTCAGTTCTTTGATCACGTGATAGTAAATGACGGGCTGCAGGCCGCATGTGTGCAGCTGTTGACAGCAGTGAGGCGAGCTCAGGATGAGCCGCAGTGGGTACCAGCCGCATGGATCAAACCATCAGAGCAGTCTTGA